The DNA sequence TCGCACCTGCGGGTGGCCGGAGATGATCACCTCGATCTCTTCGAGTTCGACCCGCCTCCCGCGGATCTTCACCTGGTTGTCCGCCCGGCCGAGGAACTCCAGCGAACCGTTGTCGCACCAGCGGGCGAGGTCGCCCGTGCGGTACATCCGTGAGCCGTCGGGGTCGAACGGATTGGATACGAACTTCGACGCAGTCATCGCGGCGTTGCCGACATATCCACGGCCGAGCAGGAATCCGGCAGCATAGAGCTCACCGCCCACGCCCACCGGAACCGGCTCGAGCTGCTCGTCCAGCACGTACAACTGGGTGTGCGGATTGGGACGACCGATCGACGTGGCGATTCTCTCGGCCTCGTCGCGGTAGATGACGTGCGATACGCCGATCGTCGCTTCAGCCGGTCCGTAGCCGTGATAGAGCGTGGTGGACAACTGCTGCCGGAATCGCATGAAGAGATCAGGTGTCAGAACCTCTCCGCCACACCAGATGTGCCGGACCGACGCCAGCGCAGACCCCGACCTGGCCGACCGATCGCGATCCAGTGCCAGCAGGGTGTCGAGCATCGAGGACACCAGATACAGGTAGGTGACCCGTTCCGAGGCAATCAGATCCAGTAGGTAGTCAGGATCCTTCTCACTTCCGGGAGCCGCCACCACCACGTACCCACCCGAGACGAGGGGCAACAGTATCTCGTTGATCGAGATGTCGAACGCCAGAGGCGCTTTGAACAGTGAGGCATCGTCTCGTCCGAACATCAGTATCTGATCACGTTGCCACACAAGTCGTTCGCAGATCGCCTCGTGCCGGATCATCGCCCCCTTGGGAGTCCCGGTGGACCCGGAGGTGAAGATCACGTAGGCCAACTGGTTCCCCTGCACGCGCAGCGGGGACGCGTCCGGCACACAATCACCGAACCGCCAGTCGGCGAGGCTCACCGAGATCGTCTCGGTGCCCCAGTCAGTGCGGTCGTCCGCAGCTGTCAGTGCGATGTGCACCGATGCGTCGGCGCTCACCTGTCGCCGACGGGTCTCGGGCCAGTGCGGGTCGACAGGAACGAACGCGCCGCCGGCTGCCATCGTGGCCAGTACGGAAACGACCATCTCGGCCGAGCGAGACATACCGATGGCGACCACACCTTCGGCGGGTAGCCCCGACTGACGTAGACGTTGCGCCAATTCGCCCACCTTGACCGACAATTCGCGGTACGTGAGTCGGGTAGGCCCATCGACGAGAGCAAGGGCATCGGGCGTCGATCGGGCTGCAGCAGCGAACAACTCCGGAACGGTTGCCGTGGTCGTTGGTGTCGTCCGGTCATTCCATCGCTCGTGCAGCTCCGAAATGTCCACCTGGATCGTGGCCGAGTCCCCGGGGTGCCCGAAAGTCGTCATGAAGTTTAGGCTACCCTAGGTTCGACTCGGTTCGAAGACCGCGGGCGAAGGGAAGTTCTCGTGATTCTGGTCGGCTCGGGAGCTCTGCTGTGGCGTGCCGCAGGCCATGCCGCCTCGGTGGGCACACCGGTCGACGTTGTCATCCACCCTGAAGGCGAAGCGGTCCCCACGTGGGCGTCCGATCTCGAATGCGCCGGCACCGGCGACGTCAACGAGTTGGCTGACGGCATCGACGAGTTCTGTACGGACGGACTGGTGTGTTCGACCGGTAATCCCTTCATCTTTCGTGAGCCGATCCTGGAACTCGGCGTGACCATCGTGAACATTCACGGCGGGCCGCTGCCGCAGTATCGGGGCCTGCCCATTGCCGCCGCAGTATTCGCAATCCTGAACGGTGAGAACGAATTCGGTGTCACCCTCCATCGTGTAGACGCGGGGATCGACACCGGCGACGTCATCGACAGACGGGCTATCGCACTCGCCGAGTCCGTGACGCTGGAGGAACTGTCGATGGAGGTGACGCAGGCTTGTCACGACATCTTCGTCGACAACATCGACTCCCTCGATCGAAGTCCGGTGCCGACCTCTGTGAATCACTCCTGCGCTCCCGCAGGCTATTACGGGATGAAGCAACTCGCCGACATCGGCAAGTACCGGGACCATCCGAACTTCGTCCGGGCCACGGAACTCGGCGTACTGGAAGACCACTACCCGGCGTACCGGGATCTGTTCGCGTCCTACCGGGCCTGACCGTCTCCCGCACCGCTGTTTCCGACGATGGCAAGGCCCGCTACGCAATGATGGCGCCGGCAAACGCCGGCGCCATCATCGATCTGAGTCAGGTACTCACTTCTGCGGGAGCTTTTCCAACTGCGCTTCCAGGCTGTCCAGGCTGGCCATTCCGGATGCGTAGGTGAACGGATCCGTGTATGCCACAGCCAGAACCCGTCCGGCCTGTACTGCGGGCAGACTCTTGAAGAGCTCGGAGTCGAGCATCGCCTGCACCTCAGGTGTGGTGGTTCCGTCTGCGCGTGTCGGGTAGACGATCACGTCGTAGTCGGCGAGCATTCCCAGCTGCTCATACGAACGTTCCTGTCCCTCGCCCGTGGGGAAGGTCAGACCCGCCGCCTCGAGCTTGTGTGGCACATACGTTCCGGCGTTCTGATCCCAGAAAGTGCCCGGTGACCACGACGCAACCGCGACGAACTTGGTGCCGTCGATCTTGTCGGCGTACTTCTGGTGGATCTCGTCGGCGCGTGCGTGGAACTGCTGCTTCTGCTCCTCGGCCTCGGTCTTCATGCCCGCGATGTCGGCCGCCTCGTCGAAGGTCTCGTACCAGTCGGTGACCAGCAATGACCCGCCCTCGAGGTTCACGACCGGCGCGATGGCCTTCAGCTTCTCCTTGTCGATTGCTTCCCAATGCTTTTCGAGAACATTGCCGACGATGAGGTCGGGCTCGAGCGCAAGAATCGCCTCATAGTCCGGTTGCGCGATGGTGCCGACCTTGGGCAGGCTCTGGTACTTCTCCCAAGCGGCCGTGTCGTTGCCGAAGTAGTCGGCCGTGTAGAGATCCGGTACGCCGACGACCTTGTCGCTACCGAGGCTGAGCAGCGCTTCTGCCGAGCCACGCAACGCCACGATGCGCTGAGGGTCGGTCGGGATCTCGACAGGACCGTCGACGGATTCCACCGTGCGGGTCTCGCCCGAGGCCGAATCTTTGTCGGAATCGTCCGAGCATCCGGTCAGCAGCACCACAAAAAGCAGTGGCAGCGCGGCCAACAACGACCACAGCCGCAGTCTTCGAGATTTCTTCATTGTCAGTTCTCCAATCTTGCTCCGGAGATGTTCCGGAGTGTTCATCAAAAGGTCTTTCAGCTTCGGGTATCAGAGATGAACCGGCGCAACCGATCTCCCCAATCCGCAACGACGTCGTCGTCAAGCATCTCGCGATGCCCCTTTATGGTCGATGAATATTCCACCTTTCCAACGATGTGATGACGCCAGTTAAAGGTGTCTAGATTGCCGTCCACCCCTGCCTGCAACAGCAAAGCATCCGCGTGTACCTGTCCTTGCGTCGGCCTCGCCAGATGCTCGGTGGCGGTCGCGCCCGACTTCAACATGCCTCGTACGTCGGACTTTTGGATCCCCGGCCACAGTGGCGCCACCTCGACGGCGTGATCGACGAGCTCTTCCACCGTCGAGAAACCCCCAGGGTGGTCGATGCTGAATGCGTAGCAGAAGTCATCGATGGACTCCTGGAGCGACATCGCTCCCGTGATGTAACCCGGTTCCGGGGTCGGGCCCGAGTCGAGCAGCGTCAGGCTGATCAGTCTCGAGTCGCTCTGCTTCTCGATCAGTTTGGCGAGCGCAAACGCCAAGTGCGCGCCGTACGACCAGCCGAGCAGATGGA is a window from the Williamsia sp. DF01-3 genome containing:
- a CDS encoding formyltransferase family protein; this encodes MILVGSGALLWRAAGHAASVGTPVDVVIHPEGEAVPTWASDLECAGTGDVNELADGIDEFCTDGLVCSTGNPFIFREPILELGVTIVNIHGGPLPQYRGLPIAAAVFAILNGENEFGVTLHRVDAGIDTGDVIDRRAIALAESVTLEELSMEVTQACHDIFVDNIDSLDRSPVPTSVNHSCAPAGYYGMKQLADIGKYRDHPNFVRATELGVLEDHYPAYRDLFASYRA
- a CDS encoding ABC transporter substrate-binding protein, producing MKKSRRLRLWSLLAALPLLFVVLLTGCSDDSDKDSASGETRTVESVDGPVEIPTDPQRIVALRGSAEALLSLGSDKVVGVPDLYTADYFGNDTAAWEKYQSLPKVGTIAQPDYEAILALEPDLIVGNVLEKHWEAIDKEKLKAIAPVVNLEGGSLLVTDWYETFDEAADIAGMKTEAEEQKQQFHARADEIHQKYADKIDGTKFVAVASWSPGTFWDQNAGTYVPHKLEAAGLTFPTGEGQERSYEQLGMLADYDVIVYPTRADGTTTPEVQAMLDSELFKSLPAVQAGRVLAVAYTDPFTYASGMASLDSLEAQLEKLPQK